CATCAGAATTATTATTGTCGTAATTCGTAATTTGAATATGACCTTTGAAACCGGCAATTTTAGCACGTATCTTTTGTTGAAATCCAGAACTTACTGCAACAGCTATTAACATAATGGCAATTCCCAAAGTAATAGCTACAATAGCTATTTTTATAATTGGAGATGATATACTATTTTTATGCTCTTTACCTGCAATAATTCGCTTGGCAATAAATAATTCGTAATTCAAAAATTCATGATTTATAACACCATCAAAAGTACATATTTATTCTTGTTTATTCTGAGTATTTTTTGTGATGTATCTTGTAAACAACCAACAGTTAAAACTTCAGAAGAAAAAGAAGCTGAAACGAGTAACCAAGAAGTAAAGTCAGAAAAAACATTACGAACAGCCGCAGACAGAACCGCTGAATATATTCCGCTTTTAAAAGGAAAAAAAATAGCAATTGTTGCCAACCAAACTTCTGTCATTCAAAAAAAATCAAAATACAACCCAGATGTTTCTTCTTTTCATTTGGTAGATTACATACATAATTCAAAAGATATAGATGTTGTAAAAGTATTGGCTCCTGAACACGGTTTTAGAGGAAAAGCCGATGCAGGAGAAGTTATTAAAGATGGAATTGACACCAAAACAGGGTTACCAATTATTTCATTATATGGTAGAAATAAAAAGCCTTCTGGTGAACAACTAAAAGATATAGACGCTGTTGTTTTTGATATTCAAGATGTTGGCGTTCGTTTTTACACCTATATTTCTACACTGCATTATGTTATGGAAGCTTGCGCAGAAAATAACATTCCTGTTATTTTATTAGATAGACCAAATCCAAACGCTCATTATATTGATGGACCATTGCTAGAACTAGAACATCAAAGTTTTGTTGGAATGCATCCTGTTCCTGTAGTTTATGGAATGACGATTGGAGAATACGGTAAAATGATAAACGGAGAAAAATGGTTAAAGAATGGTATTCAATGTGATTTAACAGTAATTACAAATGAAAATTACACACATAATACAACATATGAATTACCAATAAAACCTTCTCCAAACTTACCTAATGCAACTTCAATAAACCTCTACCCTAGCCTTTGTTTTTTTGAAGGAACTAATGTTTCAGCTGGAAGAGGAACTAATTCACAATTTCAGATTTATGGATCTCCTTTTCTTAAAGGATTGGATTACAGCTTTACGCCAGAACCAAATGAAGGCGCTAAGTATCCTAAACATAAAAATAAATTATGTTATGGTGAAGATCTAAGAAAGACGAATTACTTATCTAAAATGGATTTAAGTTGGTTATTAAAAGCTTATTCAAACACCACGAACAAAAGTAAATTCTTTAATGATTTCTTTGTAAAACTTGCTGGAACGCAAAAATTACAACAACAAATAGAAGCAGGTGCAACTGTAAGTAAAATTGAACAATCGTGGAAGGCAGACTTGGAAAACTTTAAAAAGACGAGAAGTAAGTATCTACTTTATAAATAAACTATAGATTTTCTAAAAACATAACATCGATTTGTCAATACGAGGAGATCACGACGAAGTAATCTCACTGTAGGTTAAATATTATGTTTTATTTTGAATAAAACTTAAGAT
This genomic window from Tenacibaculum sp. 190524A05c contains:
- a CDS encoding DUF1343 domain-containing protein, which encodes MIYNTIKSTYLFLFILSIFCDVSCKQPTVKTSEEKEAETSNQEVKSEKTLRTAADRTAEYIPLLKGKKIAIVANQTSVIQKKSKYNPDVSSFHLVDYIHNSKDIDVVKVLAPEHGFRGKADAGEVIKDGIDTKTGLPIISLYGRNKKPSGEQLKDIDAVVFDIQDVGVRFYTYISTLHYVMEACAENNIPVILLDRPNPNAHYIDGPLLELEHQSFVGMHPVPVVYGMTIGEYGKMINGEKWLKNGIQCDLTVITNENYTHNTTYELPIKPSPNLPNATSINLYPSLCFFEGTNVSAGRGTNSQFQIYGSPFLKGLDYSFTPEPNEGAKYPKHKNKLCYGEDLRKTNYLSKMDLSWLLKAYSNTTNKSKFFNDFFVKLAGTQKLQQQIEAGATVSKIEQSWKADLENFKKTRSKYLLYK